Proteins from a genomic interval of Aspergillus flavus chromosome 7, complete sequence:
- a CDS encoding Zn(II)2Cys6 transcription factor produces the protein MANSLPPSQTPLNNFLLHPSQHLNEPSALSAYSILGPGQYPESVALWHNPPTQPPSQSGLSVTAPPASFASVPKSQSLLQPIPDHKKHKRTRSGCFTCRARRIKCDETRPVCDRCRKGNRDCVYPTPGTSGSMASAGSRSGSKSKAPRPQSRGSDSSSHVEADDVHILEPIADEDEEEESSVASSSRLSPSAVPSGARTKLELRNKRSAQSLARRKAKQQSLAVLAASETSGSYREASSSPSTEASLRLDSSSVRSVSVGLNPYESITVPNTAHLPEDVRFYLSFHQGYMTPRHYFMRGDSDRFIHQSIIELALQYDPLLYAVVGFAAYHHCIQTGKGKLYTFLKYYNMALKLLRKSLASSEEHSEATLITVLVLTTFEEFVGDWVNLIDHHQAAHALMRELLSPKSIITNELHGQIFPWYARFDVVAGILAGNEMVLGREWYIAKEDYDAQQATKYPGNADKQLNLAASINRRFGLEMASLYAKLSRGMIPIDEFIIQNDQLGQTLERMREILEKFHNSEYAVWQYPDRQPLTEDDIVDPYIPGGMYRGPLWDVNVAWIDYYSTKTMFKYQSLLSVRQSSPSELQHLALEQCRLIEAIERWPEKENGYMFTYKNSIGMACLFAPKDSKHAMWGRKRLALLERNGYVMAPKFRQLLATVWQSPETDHWWLPNDEGYPDIIREVRSMTEERSNNPRDNFRESVRNMRSLFWNISMDDSSSSSGSSPLGQEDR, from the exons ATGGCAAACTCACTCCCGCCATCTCAGACACCCTTAAACAATTTCCTCTTGCATCCGTCACAGCACCTGAACGAGCCATCGGCGCTCTCCGCCTACTCCATTCTAGGTCCCGGTCAATATCCGGAGAGTGTCGCCTTGTGGCATAACCCTCCTACCCAACCCCCCTCGCAGTCGGGGTTGTCAGTAACTGCCCCGCCTGCCTCGTTTGCGTCTGTTCCGAAATCACAGTCGCTGCTGCAGCCCATCCCAGATCATAAAAAGCACAAGCGCACCAGAAGTGGTTGTTTCACATGCCGAGCCCGTCGGATCAAATGCGATGAGACTCGTCCCGTCTGTGACAGATGCCGGAAGGGAAATCGCGACTGTGTCTATCCCACCCCGGGCACAAGCGGCTCTATGGCCTCGGCCGGATCCCGGTCCGGAAGTAAGTCCAAGGCACCTCGGCCCCAGTCGCGCGGCAGTGATTCATCTAGCCATGTGGAAGCGGACGACGTACACATCCTGGAACCCATAGcagatgaggacgaggaagaagaaagcagtgTGGCCTCTAGTTCACGTTTATCGCCCTCCGCGGTTCCGAGTGGGGCCAGAACGAAGCTCGAGCTTCGCAACAAACGTAGCGCGCAATCTTTAGCCAGACGCAAAGCGAAGCAACAGTCACTCGCAGTTCTAGCTGCCTCTGAAACTTCAGGATCTTATAGGGAGGCGAGCAGCTCGCCATCGACCGAGGCGTCGTTGAGGCTCGATTCGTCAAGTGTGCGGTCGGTCAGTGTCGGCCTGAACCCTTATGAATCCATCACAGTTCCCAACACCGCCCATCTACCGGAAGATGTGCGCTTCTATCTCAGTTTCCATCAAGGGTATATGACGCCACGCCATTACTTCATGAGGGGTGATAGCGACCGGTTCATCCATCAGAGTATCATCGAATTAGCTCTGCAATATGACCCCCTTCTCTATGCCGTCGTTGGATTTGCTGCCTACCATCATTGCATTCAAACCGGCAAGGGGAAGCTTTATACATTTCTCAAGTATTACAACATGGCTTTGAAATTGTTGCGGAAATCGTTAGCGTCGAGCGAAGAGCACTCGGAGGCGACACTGATCACCGTTTTGGTTCTCACAACCTTCGAA GAATTCGTCGGTGACTGGGTGAACCTGATCGACCACCACCAAGCTGCCCATGCACTGATGCGCGAGCTCTTGAGCCCCAAATCCATTATCACAAACGAGCTCCATGGTCAGATATTTCCTTGGTACGCTCGATTTGACGTGGTGGCGGGAATATTGGCCGGAAATGAAATGGTCCTGGGCCGGGAGTGGTACATCGCGAAAGAAGACTACGATGCTCAACAGGCCACCAAATACCCAGGGAACGCAGACAAGCAGCTGAACTTAGCCGCGTCGATTAATCGTCGCTTCGGGCTAGAAATGGCGTCGTTGTATGCCAAACTGTCGCGTGGGATGATTCCTATTGACGAATTTATCATTCAAAACGACCAACTGGGTCAGACCCTCGAAAGAATGCGGGAAATCCTGGAGAAGTTCCACAATTCGGAGTACGCTGTCTGGCAGTACCCAGACAGACAACCTTTGACGGAGGATGACATTGTTGACCCTTATATCCCTGGCGGCATGTATCGGGGCCCACTGTGGGATGTGAATGTGGCGTGGATTGATTACTATTCCACCAAAACCATGTTTAAGTATCAATCCCTGCTCTCTGTGAGACAATCGTCGCCATCAGAGTTGCAACACTTGGCTCTGGAGCAGTGTCGACTGATCGAGGCCATCGAGAGGTGGccggagaaggaaaatggaTATATGTTTACTTATAAGAACAGTATTGGGATGGCGTGTTTGTTTGCCCCTAAAGACAGTAAACATGCCATGTGGGGCCGAAAAAGGCTTGCGCTGTTGGAGCGTAACGG GTATGTGATGGCCCCGAAGTTCCGGCAGCTATTGGCCACCGTATGGCAATCGCCAGAGACCGACCACTGGTGGCTCCCTAACGACGAAGGGTATCCGGATATCATCCGAGAGGTGCGGTCTATGACAGAGGAGCGTTCAAATAACCCGCGTGATAACTTCCGCGAGAGTGTTCGCAATATGAGGTCACTGTTCTGGAACATCAGCATGGATGACTCCTCGAGCTCGAGTGGTTCGTCTCCTTTGGGACAAGAAGACCGATAA
- a CDS encoding pentatricopeptide repeat protein, producing the protein MLRCTNASALRTGVKSCPLTRLSLGSRWSRGVSGGARAISLSYPAPRGIAPGQISAWRLPVGARRYSTNSEVTHSRGSEPLSGTEGIEDPESVDVSEELDDSEPLVASEGLEDTLLEPEPSLKSRQGITRDDLLLSIAKAGTSPKTREELDGTMPVKVSGKVVEMELKWLKDPRALSDRVGRLLKADDVLLAVALVRTAQREHMECTVAWNHLMEYCMEKNNPKAALKFYNEMKKRGRMPNSVTYTIMLDGLSRVSRDTGVHPVKTALSIYKSIFAPNSTVTPNLIHTNAMLNVCARQRDMDSLWRVAGELPEDGPGSPNCTTYSIILRAISDAAQADVVRMRHSQVEKILARKAQGVKEGKRIWSDIIYRWKKGQLEIDNLLVSAMANLLMEASTDRGCYDVFALIHQVTGIPILAKEPSDPSSKIQKKSRGIDLEEDVPFVDDSEKLYRPVEAEPEEVEQDGEEETFENVFDPIVSPGTSSPSYISVGNRELSLILEACLSMTQEFGIGAGKAYWQHLTLEDTDYKIEPDGGTYHQYLRLLRLGHSSRLALDVIRNQMVPAQMTEGRSFRIAFACCLRDRKNINVFKNANGLLHLMETSLVLPFPQALGAYLDLVRILGDRPQLLMSLSGIDGNGKRPAGGLSALGQQLRLNLQTTALEALRPCIAKLDKAMEQGLVSPVPVEGRGIRSNSSNEHAVSGKEALKVLATVRGLIDDILMPANSKLLSKETRAQLKKESRDLRRYSNAKITNKYKDSLVSPTSEQVLAYKDQQVAEGSLDVD; encoded by the exons ATGCTTCGCTGCACCAATGCTAGTGCTCTGCGGACGGGCGTTAAGAGCTGTCCGTTGACGAGATTATCTCTCGGCTCGAGATGGTCTCGAGGTGTTTCGGGAGGCGCTAGGGCGATTTCTCTCTCGTATCCTGCTCCGAGAGGCATTGCGCCGGGACAAATTAGTGCTTGGAGGTTACCTGTTGGCGCAAGACGATACTCTACAAATTCTGAAGTTACACATTCTAGGGGTTCGGAACCTCTTTCTGGGACAGAAGGGATTGAAGATCCAGAATCCGTTGATGTGAGTGAAGAGCTTGATGATTCGGAACCTCTCGTTGCGAGTGAAGGGCTTGAAGATACGCTTCTGGAGCCCGAACCGTCGCTGAAAAGCAGACAAGGAATCACACGCGATGACCTTCTGCTCTCGATTGCGAAGGCGGGCACTTCGCCGAAAACTCGGGAGGAGTTGGACGGGACCATGCCGGTCAAAGTTTCCGGGAAAGTTGTCGAAATGGAGTTGAAATGGTTGAAGGATCCTCGGGCGCTGTCCGACCGAGTCGGAAGACTTCTGAAGGCCGATGATGTGCTGTTGGCTGTGGCCTTGGTCCGCACGGCGCAGAGAGAGCATATGGAGTGTACGGTGGCTTGGAATCATCTCATGGAGTATTGTATGGAGAAAAATAACCCGAAGGCCGCGCTTAAGTTCTACAATGAG atgaagaagcgaGGACGAATGCCTAATTCGGTCACGTATACAATTATGCTGGATGGCCTGTCCAGAGTAAGCAGGGACACCGGCGTCCACCCTGTCAAGACCGCGCTCTCTATTTACAAGTCTATCTTTGCACCCAATTCAACCGTAACGCCAAATCTCATCCACACCAATGCGATGCTCAATGTCTGTGCACGCCAACGTGATATGGACAGCTTATGGCGGGTCGCTGGCGAGCTTCCTGAAGACGGGCCAGGTTCTCCAAACTGCACGACATACAGTATCATCCTGAGAGCTATCTCGGATGCAGCCCAGGCGGACGTAGTACGGATGAGACACTCTCAGGTGGAGAAAATTCTTGCGAGAAAGGCCCAGGGTGTCAAAGAAGGCAAGCGGATATGGTCCGATATTATTTATCGATGGAAGAAGGGGCAGCTCGAAATAGACAACCTCCTTGTGAGCGCGATGGCTAATCTGCTCATGGAAGCATCTACTGACCGGGGTTGCTACGACGTATTCGCGTTGATTCACCAAGTCACTGGAATTCCAATTCTCGCTAAAGAGCCGTCGGATCCCTCTTCGAAAATACAAAAGAAGAGTAGAGGAATCGACTTAGAGGAAGATGTTCCGTTCGTCGATGATAGCGAAAAGTTGTATCGACCAGTAGAGGCTGAGCCAGAGGAAGTCGAAcaagatggggaagaagaaacatttGAAAACGTTTTTGACCCTATCGTTAGCCCGGGAACATCCTCGCCTTCTTATATTTCTGTGGGAAATAGGGAACTTTCACTGATTCTGGAGGCTTGCTTAAGTATGACTCAAGAATTTGGAATTGGTGCTGGAAAAGCTTACTGGCAACACCTTACCCTGGAAGACACTGACTACAAGATCGAGCCAGATGGGGGTACATACCATCAATACCTCCGACTTTTACGGCTTGGCCATTCCAGCCGTCTTGCCCTTGACGTGATACGCAACCAGATGGTGCCCGCCCAAATGACGGAAGGGCGGTCTTTCCGGATCGCATTTGCGTGCTGTCTCCGTGATCGCAAAAATATCAACGTTTTCAAGAATGCCAATGGGCTCCTTCATCTCATGGAGACATCACTTGtgcttcctttccctcagGCATTAGGAGCTTACCTCGACCTGGTCCGCATCTTGGGTGATAGGCCCCAGCTTCTTATGTCATTGAGCGGTATTGATGGGAATGGAAAACGGCCGGCCGGTGGTCTGAGTGCTCTGGGTCAGCAGCTGCGCCTTAATTTACAGACAACCGCTCTTGAAGCTCTGCGTCCTTGCATTGCCAAACTCGATAAAGCTATGGAGCAAGGCCTAGTATCTCCAGTCCCGGTCGAAGGCCGCGGTATTCGCTCTAATAGCTCTAATGAGCATGCCGTCTCCGGAAAGGAAGCTCTTAAGGTATTAGCTACGGTGAGGGGTTTAATAGACGATATCTTGATGCCAGCGAACTCCAAGCTACTCTCCAAAGAAACCCGCGCCCAACTCAAGAAAGAATCACGAGATTTAAGGAGGTACTCAAACGCTAAGATTACCAACAAGTACAAGGATTCTTTAGTTTCTCCGACTTCTGAACAGGTTCTGGCATACAAAGATCAGCAAGTTGCTGAGGGTTCCTTGGATGTTGACTAA
- a CDS encoding putative C2H2 transcription factor (unnamed protein product), translated as MDNRPASEYAQSGSHFPYPPSVAPHSELPAADQASAAATAQYTPQPEVRPNPQYTPQPEVRPAANISSSNTPQSDYGLNQPPPAARSPAYPDYLARPPQYHHAPNTQAGGAAGMAQATNPSIAASSPTYPPPYSPYQPQGHEMAQYQGHPPPPPPQMYARPDWSHGYGQHQHGLPGPYTTPATTVYSFVPIPGAQQHKRPRRRYEEIERMYKCGWNGCEKAYGTLNHLNAHVTMQSHGAKRTPEEFKEIRKEWKARKKEEEAQRKAAEERERAAAAQAAQANQVDAPGPGDPAQAGQPPAYPGSVRPQLPPIGYQPADGQVPGQYGAPGGGMVYQGNGQMAYPPNYPHSPYGQSGQVYQQRK; from the exons ATGGACAACAGACCGGCTTCGGAGTACGCGCAGTCAGGTTCGCactttccatatccaccgTCTGTCGCGCCCCATTCTGAACTTCCAGCTGCAGACCAggcatctgctgctgctactgctCAATACACGCCTCAGCCTGAGGTGCGCCCCAATCCTCAATACACACCGCAACCCGAGGTTCGCCCCGCCGCCAATATTTCCTCTTCCAACACGCCGCAGTCGGACTACGGTCTGAATCAGCCGCCACCAGCCGCGCGCTCTCCAGCTTATCCTGATTACCTCGCCCGCCCGCCCCAGTACCATCACGCGCCGAACACACAGGCCGGTGGTGCGGCAGGTATGGCTCAAGCAACAA ATCCCTCAATCGCGGCCTCTAGCCCTACCTATCCTCCTCCCTACTCGCCTTATCAGCCACAGGGTCATGAAATGGCCCAGTATCAAGGTCaccctcctccgccgcctcCACAGATGTATGCGCGTCCAGATTGGTCGCATGGGTATGGTCAACATCAGCACGGTCTGCCTGGACCCTATACCACTCCTGCCACAACG GTCTACTCATTCGTTCCGATTCCCGGTGCGCAACAGCACAAGCGACCCCGTCGTCGGTATGAGGAAATCGAGCGTATGTACAAGTGTGGATGGAATGGCTGTGAAAAGGCATATGGTACACTGAACCACTTGAACGCGCACGTTACCATGCAGTCTCATGGAGCCAAGCGCACTCCTGAAG AATTCAAGGAAATTCGCAAAGAGTGGAAGGCTcgcaagaaggaggaagaggctcaGCGCAAGGCCGCCGAGGAGCGTGAAcgtgctgctgctgctcagGCTGCGCAAGCCAACCAAGTTGATGCTCCTGGCCCTGGCGATCCGGCGCAGGCCGGTCAGCCTCCCGCCTACCCGGGCAGTGTCCGTCCTCAGCTGCCCCCGATCGGGTATCAGCCCGCTGACGGCCAGGTGCCTGGTCAGTACGGAGCTCCTGGCGGTGGCATGGTTTATCAGGGCAACGGACAGATGGCCTATCCTCCAAACTACCCTCACTCGCCTTACGGCCAGAGCGGTCAAGTATATCAGCAACGTAAGTAG
- a CDS encoding putative ATP-dependent RNA helicase (unnamed protein product), giving the protein MTGAKPQTNRSNSVSKRKKPSVEDSPLDQDGASTTITPEQPTKAKRRKKAQGLTPPDSSTTSTADNVSDTPKGNPASKKTAKKGPKPKVTAPPKRTPSAPWPDPFKKLSHTHRALNIVYTFCCTRKHFATTFENIKKAVQAQMGEELTVEEIARVRVLVPRAVRFEYVDEAKLEVMTVGDKEMAETYGRHGRYELDNGGDGNLEPPSQTKALLFEFIDGDLKRENQRSKPGEDTKPMRKLKDEDLKMPVYSQKQMLALIEKRNKKFSDAVDAFLVQCEDDGSDPVEKLERDKDAWVPVLPDDGDAVPVRKAPPQQIPKERKSMSEIIADIREMDWYTAQIVPEGHRVIDAQPAIHGELAFKLSQNLVNALYNTRGITQFYSHQAEAINHLYEGHNVIVSTSTSSGKSLIYQVPMLHELENDHDSRGLYIFPTKALAQDQRRSMKDLLQYMEGLQHTMVETFDGDTPMENRNIIRDEARIIFTNPDMLHITVLPQESAWRTFLKNLKFVVVDELHVYNGLFGSHVAFVMRRLRRICAAVGNRHVRFISCSATVANPEDHMKAIFGVEDVKLIDFDGSPSGRKEFICWNTPFKDPGDPTSGRGDSVAETARLFCQLILRGARVIAFCRIRKLCEVLLQAVRAEFQNLERPEIGNLVMGYRGGYSPQDRRKIEKEMFEGKLMGIVATNALELGVDIGSLDAVITLGFPYSISNLRQQSGRAGRRNKDSLSVLVGDRYPTDQYYMKNPEELFTKPNCELQVDLANELILEGHIQCAAFEMPIRPNEDSIYFGQQLPEFAATRLTKDALGFYHCHERFRPQPSRCVSIRDTEDQHFAVIDTTNARNIVLEEVEASRAFFTIYEGGIFLHQGQTYLVKELNPDSRFARVVRVHVDWNTMQRDYTDIDPIETDTIRQISPTTTSRAFYGAVRIHAVVYGFFKIDKRGRVLDAVAVDNPPIDILTKGMWLDVPKRALEILESRHLNIAAAIHAAEHAVLSLLPTFVISSPGDVRTECKVAKKELGKNLRVAVEARSREKENIQNILRPPARQRPARLTFYDAKGGSCGSGIAGKAFEFVDVLLRRAVARIEACQCITPKGCIECVCDERCKEMNEVMSKAGAGVVLRCLLGWEVDVDSLPWGEDVNGEDGLGELAGGLETVVPAQEVRVRS; this is encoded by the coding sequence ATGACCGGTGCCAAACCTCAGACAAACCGTTCCAACTCGGTatcaaagaggaagaaaccATCTGTCGAAGATAGCCCCCTAGACCAAGATGGCGCATCAACAACCATAACCCCAGAACAACCAACCAAAGCCAAGCGACGCAAAAAAGCCCAGGGTCTAACTCCTCCAGactcatcaacaacatccacagCCGACAATGTCTCTGACACACCCAAAGGAAACCCGGCATCCAAGAAGACCGCAAAAAAGGGTCCCAAACCTAAAGTAACGGCGCCACCAAAACGCACTCCATCTGCACCATGGCCGGACCCATTCAAGAAACTGTCACATACGCACCGCGCCCTGAATATAGTATACACGTTCTGCTGTACACGGAAGCACTTCGCCACGACGTTTGAGAATATCAAGAAGGCGGTTCAGGCGCAGATGGGCGAGGAATTGACGGTTGAGGAGATTGCGCGGGTGAGGGTTCTTGTACCGCGGGCAGTACGGTTTGAGTATGTTGATGAGGCGAAGTTGGAAGTGATGACAGTCGGGGATAAGGAGATGGCGGAGACTTATGGTCGACATGGGAGGTATGAGCTTGATAACGGTGGCGATGGTAATTTGGAGCCACCTTCACAGACTAAGGCTCTGTTATTCGAGTTCATAGATGGTGATttgaaaagggaaaatcaaCGATCCAAGCCCGGGGAGGACACAAAACCCATGCGCAAGttgaaggatgaagatctgAAAATGCCAGTCTACAGTCAGAAGCAGATGCTCGCCTTAATCGAGAAGCGGAATAAAAAGTTCTCAGACGCGGTTGATGCTTTCTTAGTACAGtgtgaagatgatggttCTGATCCAGTTGAGAAACTCGAACGGGACAAGGATGCTTGGGTTCCTGTGCTTCccgatgatggagatgcagTTCCTGTAAGGAAAGCTCCGCCACAGCAGATTCCCAAGGAACGCAAATCCATGTCAGAGATTATTGCGGATATCCGTGAGATGGATTGGTATACAGCACAGATCGTGCCAGAGGGCCATAGGGTGATCGATGCTCAGCCTGCTATTCACGGAGAGTTGGCGTTTAAACTTTCCCAGAATCTCGTCAATGCCTTGTATAACACACGGGGTATTACGCAGTTCTATTCTCACCAGGCGGAAGCAATCAATCATCTGTACGAGGGGCACAACGTCATTGTTTCTACCTCTACCAGTTCTGGTAAATCGTTGATATACCAGGTTCCGATGTTACATGAGCTGGAAAATGATCATGATAGCCGGGGGTTGTATATATTTCCCACGAAGGCATTGGCCCAGGACCAGAGACGCAGTATGAAAGATCTACTGCAGTACATGGAGGGTTTGCAACATACCATGGTCGAAACATTCGATGGCGACACACCAATGGAGAACCGTAATATAATTCGTGACGAGGCGCGAATCATTTTTACGAACCCAGATATGCTACATATCACAGTCTTACCGCAGGAGAGCGCCTGGCGTACATTCCTTAAAAACCTGAAATTTGTCGTGGTCGACGAACTACACGTCTATAACGGTCTATTCGGATCCCATGTTGCGTTCGTCATGCGGCGACTACGCAGGATATGTGCAGCTGTAGGGAACCGCCATGTCCGGTTTATCTCATGCTCAGCTACCGTGGCAAACCCGGAAGACCACATGAAGGCAATCTTCGGCGTCGAAGACGTCAAACTAATAGACTTTGACGGCTCCCCCTCTGGCCGAAAAGAGTTCATATGCTGGAACACACCCTTCAAAGACCCCGGCGACCCTACTTCAGGACGTGGAGACAGCGTCGCTGAAACCGCACGACTGTTCTGCCAGCTAATTCTGAGGGGCGCAAGAGTGATAGCATTCTGTAGGATACGAAAGCTGTGCGAAGTCCTATTACAGGCCGTGCGTGCCGAGTTCCAAAACCTCGAAAGACCAGAGATCGGTAACTTGGTCATGGGCTATCGAGGCGGATATAGTCCCCAAGATCGACGGAAAATCGAAAAGGAGATGTTCGAGGGCAAGCTAATGGGGATCGTGGCAACCAATGCCCTCGAGCTGGGCGTCGATATCGGCTCTCTGGATGCTGTCATCACGCTCGGCTTCCCGTATTCCATCTCCAACCTACGCCAACAGAGCGGCCGGGCCGGACGCAGGAACAAGGATTCTCTCTCCGTGCTCGTCGGAGACAGATACCCCACAGACCAATACTACATGAAAAACCCAGAAGAACTCTTCACCAAACCCAACTGCGAGCTGCAGGTAGATCTAGCCAACGAACTCATCCTCGAAGGCCACATCCAATGCGCCGCATTCGAGATGCCCATCCGCCCCAACGAAGACAGCATCTACTTCGGCCAACAACTCCCCGAATTCGCCGCCACACGCCTCACAAAAGACGCCCTAGGCTTCTACCACTGCCACGAACGATTCCGCCCACAACCATCCCGCTGCGTCTCCATCCGCGACACCGAAGACCAGCACTTCGCCGTCATCGACACAACCAACGCCCGAAACATCGTCCTCGAAGAAGTCGAAGCCTCGCGCGCATTCTTCACCATCTACGAAGGCggcatcttcctccaccaggGCCAAACCTACCTCGTCAAGGAACTCAACCCAGACAGCCGGTTTGCGCGCGTCGTCCGCGTCCACGTCGACTGGAACACCATGCAACGCGATTACACAGACATCGACCCCATCGAAACCGACACCATCCGACAGATCAGCCCGACGACGACCTCGCGCGCCTTCTACGGCGCCGTGCGCATCCACGCCGTCGTCTAcggcttcttcaagatcgatAAACGGGGCCGCGTCCTCGACGCCGTGGCGGTTGATAACCCGCCCATTGACATCCTTACAAAAGGCATGTGGCTCGATGTGCCTAAACGGGCTCTCGAAATTCTCGAATCAAGACACCTCAACATCGCTGCTGCCATACATGCTGCCGAACACGCCGTCCTCTCTCTACTCCCTACATTCGTCATCTCCTCTCCGGGCGACGTGCGAACAGAATGCAAAGTCGCGAAGAAGGAGCTAGGCAAGAATCTACGAGTCGCCGTCGAGGCCCGAAGtagggagaaagagaatattcAGAATATCCTGCGACCTCCGGCTCGCCAACGACCCGCACGGTTAACTTTCTACGACGCGAAGGGCGGGTCTTGCGGGTCTGGGATCGCAGGGAAAGCGTTCGAGTTCGTCGATGTACTTCTTCGACGTGCGGTGGCGAGGATCGAGGCTTGTCAGTGTATTACGCCGAAGGGGTGTATTGAGTGTGTTTGCGATGAACGGTGCAAGGAGATGAATGAGGTGATGAGTAAAGCTGGGGCGGGGGTGGTGTTAAGGTGTTTACTTGGTTGGGAGGTCGATGTTGATTCTTTGCCGTGGGGTGAAGATGTGAATGGGGAGGACGGGTTGGGGGAATTGGCGGGTGGATTGGAGACGGTTGTACCAGCTCAGGAGGTGAGGGTTCGGTCTTGA
- a CDS encoding putative nuclear protein export protein Yrb2 (hypothetical protein Ao3042_09828): MATDSGDDVGVKDDARVDPMDTRATADDSQASDNDNAERPVRHKLKETSITSAPNASTTGASTEQQQDGENSRSSSRGRKRSFDEDQPENLDEENGHRRKRSRDSKAEEDENITSLNAPEAEGEQTQTTDIARKILSPKKKRSRDQLDKDEPKAESTVEDNKTSAENGASTTTAGEPEKKRHRDASQERGSAPLKSAFANTSAVSPFGSLGASKPKEETSKPVATSSSAFAASSLAAFASSEQSPFGAIGGSNTSVFKSATTTEATKPAATGFAGAASTSGFASLGSGFSGFSGGFGAAGLKGGLTSFAAPGGAGILGSSSKSKPFGAEEDEEEEEKEKEKEADTAPGEFEEDKTDERFFERPIQTGEEGEKTYFSSKAKLFQFSNGEWKERGIGTFKVNVKATDGKEDKKAARLIMRADGVLRVMLNTPLFKGMKVGDASGNEPKSKQIHLASLEEGRSVPTLLRMPSEDLAKELYHIVSDLLEHQ, encoded by the exons ATGGCCACTGACTCAGGAGATGATGTTGGGGTGAAGG ATGATGCCCGCGTGGACCCAATGGACACTAGAG CCACTGCGGATGATTCTCAAGCGTCCGATAACGACAACGCTGAGCGCCCTGTCCGTCACAAGCTAAAGGAGACATCCATCACCTCGGCCCCGAACGCTTCGACAACCGGCGCTTCCActgaacaacaacaagacgGTGAAAATAGCCGTTCGAGCAGCAGAGGTAGGAAGCGATCGTTCGACGAGGACCAACCCGAGAATCTAGACGAGGAAAACGGTCATAGGCGGAAGAGGTCACGCGACTCCAaggctgaggaggatgagaacaTTACTTCGTTAAACGCGCCCGAGGCAGAGGGTGAGCAGACACAGACCACGGACATCGCCAGAAAAATCCTGAgcccaaagaagaagagaagccGAGACCAACTGGATAAGGATGAGCCAAAGGCCGAAAGCACCGTCGAGGACAACAAGACCTCTGCAGAAAATGGCGCCTCCACGACAACTGCAGGGGAGCCTGAGAAGAAGCGACACAGGGACGCTTCCCAGGAAAGAGGATCGGCCCCTCTTAAGAGCGCATTTGCAAACACATCTGCTGTTTCGCCTTTCGGCTCGCTTGGTGCCTCGAAGCCCAAGGAAGAAACCTCGAAGCCGGTTGCCACATCCTCATCTGCATTCGCTGCTTCGAGCCTGGCCGCTTTTGCTAGCTCAGAGCAGTCACCTTTTGGCGCCATAGGAGGCTCCAACACATCCGTCTTTAAGTCGGCAACTACTACTGAAGCTACTAAACCAGCCGCTACCGGATTCGCGGGCGCTGCTAGCACCTCCGGTTTTGCATCTTTGGGTTCCGGATTCTCTGGGTTCAGCGGTGGATTTGGGGCTGCCGGTTTGAAGGGCGGTCTCACTAGCTTCGCTGCACCAGGGGGCGCCGGTATTCTCGGCAGTTCTAGCAAGAGTAAACCGTTTGGGGcagaagaggacgaagaagaagaagaaaaggagaaggagaaggaagccgaTACTGCTCCTGGAGAATTCGAGGAGGATAAGACAGATGAAAGGTTTTTTGAACGACCGA TCCagacaggagaagaaggagagaaaacgTACTTCTCAAGCAAGGCAAAACTCTTCCAATTCTCAAATGGAGAGTGGAAGGAGCGTGGAATTGGCACATTCAAGGTCAATGTTAAGGCTACCGATGGCaaagaggacaagaaggCTGCTCGCTTGATCATGCGCGCCGACGGTGTTCTACGTGTAATGCTAAACACACCCCTTTTCAAGGGCATGAAGGTTGGTGATGCGTCAGGCAACGAACCCAAGTCCAAGCAGATCCACCTCGCAAGTCTGGAAGAAGGCCGATCGGTTCCTACCTTACTGAGG ATGCCAAGCGAGGATCTTGCTAAGGAGCTCTATCACATTGTCAGTGATCTACTAGAGCACCAGTAA